A window of Sphaeramia orbicularis chromosome 8, fSphaOr1.1, whole genome shotgun sequence genomic DNA:
GCGAAACAGCTGTGGGTGCTATTTTTCCAATTGCATTGAAAGAGCACCAATAAAACCTCAAACAGTGGAAAACAACACGGAAATCTGACATTTGTGTTTAATCTGTTGGTttttatatatgaataaaattgcTTCTAGTGATTATGGATCTGGAGGTTTGCTTTAGTTATAACCTTTTTACACCTAGACTCTGCAGAAGACACGCAAGTATTGTTTCCCACATTATATAATGCTACGGACAGTGTGTAAATGAATGCTGGGAGGTCATGAatcattcttttttgtctttgtgcGTCATGGGGCCAGTACAGGCATACAGCCCTGCCACTGACTGTACTGTCCACAATAAATGAGCCACAGGGCCTCCTCCAACAAAGAGCCTCTTttcaagtgaaataataacatcttGACTGTCTTCTGATTCACCATGACCACTCGTTACTGTTGTTATTAGCTACTATACATAGACATATTACATAAAAAAGCACGTTTCATACAGCATGTCtctgcaaaaacaaattaaaatgagtcTTTCCTAGAACAATAGGTCTTAATAATTTCCACAAGGGTTTACTTCCTAAGCcttccttttttttgtcattgtaggAGAAGCTGGAGCAGCAGTATGCGCAGAGTTACAAACAGATTTCCATGCTCGAGGATGATCTGGGTCAGACACGCAGCATCAAGGAACAGCTCCACAAATATGTCCGGGAGCTGGAACAGGCCAACGATGACCTAGAGAGAGCTAAAAGGTCAGACTCACTGTACATTTTGGACTGTGTGCTCTGTGTTTCCTACCACACTGCAGCTAAATGCATAAGTTATATCATTCTGCCACTATAATGCAATGTTTTTTAGGAACATGATTCACCAAAACACAGACCGAATCCTTTGCCTTTGTCATAAGCATGTTTATAGTATGTGCAGTTGTGATAAACATAAGTAATATCAATAATATTTACctataaatgtattttaggtctgcttccatcatatttgcTGGTCTACATCGATTGGAATGACgtaaataattacagtctccggtcccaggatctgttatcgctacgagttccaaaagtcagaacagaactgaaaaTGTAATgctttaaatgttctgctcctaCTATCTGGAACAACTTACAGaagattaaactgaacaaacttgtctctttaaatacattcaaagtcattttaaatgaatgggaaaaggataaatctggatgtagatgtttttctaattgattgaatcaggttctgctttgagatgcttgtaaggaacattgttgttatacttttggtaccttttaaaacaggggtgtcaaactcattttaattcaggggccacatcctcctgATATGATTTGaaatggaccggaccagtaaactaataatatattaataatatcagctccaaatttttctctgtgttttatagtgaaaaaagtaaaattacattatgaaaacatttgcatctataaactatccttttaaaaaatgtgaataacatgaacaaccatgaaaacacttaaatttatgaagaaaagtaagtgcaattttaacagtattatgcctcagcttctcatttacacatgtgcattacaacttacatatcacagtgaatctataaattcacaaagcatttagtaacaggcagaatattgttaaaattgcgcttgcaTCTCTTAAGAATTTGcaggtcattcatatttgttcaggttattcactgtttTGCAAAAGCAGTTTATAAATGCAAATTTTGTCATAATGTgattttagtattttactggtccgacccactttagatcaaattatgctgaatgtgaaatctgaactaaaatgattaatattttaagtgtaatttctgcatttcacaaaatcatcccataagtcgaactggaccctttgacacctgtgttttaaaacaatggtggtgttttatatgtatgttcttatttgagtgttttatgtatggttttagtactgacttttattgtgttttaaatatacaggggttggacaaaataatggaaacaccttcacctcaagatgataatgccccaatccatacagctagaattgttaaagaatggcatgaggaacattctaatgaagttgagcatctcgtatggccggcacagtccccagacctcaacattattgagcatttatggtcagttttagagattcaagtaagacgtcgatttccaccgccatcgtctctaaaagagttggagggtattctaactgaagaatggcttaaaattcctttggaaacaattcacaagttgtatgaatcaatatctcggagaattgaggctgtaattgccgcaaaaggcggacctacaccatattaaattatattttgttgattttttaaggtgtttccattattttgtccaacccctgtacttttaatgtggatgtatggttgtgatttctattttgtgtaacttctgctgttccggtcttggccaggacactctggaaaaagagatttgtaacctcaatgagcttttttcctggttaaatataggttataataataaataataataatattaatggtTGTTTTTCTCACACAGGGCAACAATAGTGTCTCTAGAGGACTTCGAGGGTCGTTTGAACCAGGCCATTGAGAGAAATGCCTTCCTGGAGAGTGAACTGGATGAGAAGGAGTCTCTTCTCGTGTCCGTGCAGCGTCTGAAAGATGAAGCGCGAGGTACACATGGAACTCTgaccttttttacagtgtatgtgtaaacatcagtggaggaggaggagcagtgctACACTAATATACTCTGGTGTTTGTTTTCCTCTGCAGACCTGAGGCAGGAGCTGGCAGTGCGGGAGAGGACCACGGACCGGATGTCAGCGCCCAGCTCCCCCACTTTAGACACCGACAAAATGGACTCTGCAGTACAGGCTTCTTTATCCCTGCCAGCCACTCCTGTAGGAAAGAACATAGAGCTCCCCTTCATCAGCCCGAAAGGTAAAAGCTTTTTTACAgggaaatccttgaaaatgcttgaatttcaatcttgtgttttcaaggtctgaaaagtgcttgcaattctacctctgatgtgatttatttattcatttttaatattaattctGCCAGGTTAGGTGGCAAACCAAAGTTACTTACAGacaggtgatacattttgagaaataaaagtgtatgtcaaaaaagaaaattagcggggtacatttttgtctttttattatcTTAATCTTTGCCTCGGTGTGAGCGtgtctgaagaatgccaagtggcttcccctttttttttggttaaaactttgtgttctctattactttctaaactttttgcttttatgaaacataatttttgaTGTTCATAGCATAATAcagtgtacatcattgtgataaaacaTGAGAATAATAATCCTGAGTCTATGTATTCCTATAGATATGCATTTTACCCCAGTAagaaggtgctgtgctggaataatttgaaaatgacccttaaaagtgcttgaatagAACTTGAAAAATGTTAcaaaccttgtttttacttcacCCCCTACacttactgtaaaaataaaacaggagATTCACTAATATTAACACCTCCTTTTGTGTTTTAGCGTTGACCAACGGCTGCGGGAAACTCATCCCTGACTCCTTCTGCCAGGATTTCAGCTCTGAACATCGTCGGGGATCTCTTGAGGAAAGTTGGGGTAGGTATTACTCCGTTTAAAAGATCCGATTTCCTTGTTTTCCAatttctgttatgttttttgtttgttttttactcagTGTAGGCTGCAGAATGTAATAGAAACAACGGCTGTTTTTGGAACTGCCTACTATATTAACagaatatttggacaaaatgtaaCACATGCTACACAGGATGCAAAGAGAGTAAAACCTGCAGTACGCCAAAAAGTACCCAGATGTCATAATAGTACATACAGTAATATTCACATACCAGTGGAAATAATTCATTATTGGTAATAAATCCTGTTGTTTAGCAGATATCAGCTAAGCCAATAATTGCTTATAGATGGAGAGACCCTCAGTTCACAGCTTCTTAATTTCATAGATATCTCTAACATGGAGCACTGGGTCATCAAAACACATCACGCAAAAACCAGGGGGTGATGAAAGGATCAAATATAGTCATGTAATTTCTGTATATCATTATCATCTTTATTTCCAGACtggggagtccatttaaaaacatacaaacaagcaaaaaataaaacaaataaaaagcaggttaaaaacacagatgatgatgatgatgatgatgatgaaatataGTCATATAGTTTCTGTATTgtataatttaaatattttttttgtggctGGTTCTTTTCTTTGTGCTTGTTTGTTGTTACTGTCATTGTAGTGTTGACTGATGCACAGATGAGCACAAGTAAATAATTTTACTGTAGTTTATCAATTTGGAACTTCACTAGGGACACACCAAATGCAGAATCCACAgccgatactgatactgatattgaTATTTAAAAGGACATTCTTTCCAATAGTCGGTGCCAATATTGATGTTGATTTCTGTTtctttattgtgcttttatttttccTCCTTTAGCAAAGAAATATTCATTACAAATATAGAAACGGTTACTGTTTCTCAGCCTCTCAGCCCTTCATCTCATTGTCTTTTATTAACCTTCATATACTTCTACTTTATTTTCAACAGTATGTTATTTTCTCCAGGACGATTTCACTTATTTTCCTTTAGAAAAATAGATCATTCTGTATAATTATAATAGTTGATGTTGCacttctagatttttttttttcttttcacaaatgttaatcatttttatttttacttacaaaatcacaacaagaaactacaagtcaccagaaataataataaaaaaaaaaaaaaaaaatgggcaaaaaacaaaaaaaaaaggacaatagccatgaaggaaaaaaaacaaaacaaaactggtaaCTATGAGTTGAATAAAATTAGCCAGCTgcttgtatgtctgtatgtatcaaggttattatcgttaacgaaaactaacgaaatgatgaaaactagaattgaaaaaaacattttcgttaactgaaatgaataaaaacttttattaaagaaaaacaatgataactaattgaaactgtattgtgtgcttacaaaacttaactaaaacatataaaaattacggataaaattcccttcgtttttgtcttcgtcaatgtcggattgataggaaAGCGATttgtttcgctctagcaattttagctagcagcaccatatgatacttcatggtccgtcacttctcatcacttgtcatttagtcgtcttctcgtccccgctCTAccgggaaacatggagactaaagttgggagacagcagagtcctgtctgggatttatttgaatacgacggcgaagaagataaaagatatgacaaaactaaaattaataccaaaactaaactaaaactaagcatttagaaaaaatgaaaactaataaaaactagcaaacctgctctaaaaactaattaaaactaacagaattagaggaaaaaaagtcgaaactaaataaaactaaactataatgaaaaatccaaaactattataaccttggtatgtatgtatatatgtatgaatgatTAAAATCAAATTCAAATGAAGtgacaatagacaaaaaaaaaggttaaaaacactATAGAAAAACCCAAAATAGCAAAAGTACGTTGGACTCCTCAAACTATCCTGATGtcattttacatgaaaaaaatgcacatCCCATCAGGTTCCATCATCCTTCTCTTCCCTCTGAGAAGTCTTAGattggtttgttgttgtttttttgtttgtttgttttttttttttttttttttttttttttttttttataaagaccAAGCACCCTTTGATATATGGCTGATATACTGGTGCATCCCTAAACTTCACCTCTAAAAACTCTTCACAAACCTAAAAAATTGCACTATTTACATACAGATATATATCTATGATGCCACATGCTGATcatattttatttccttttttcttgTCTCCAGGCTTTGGAGTCCAAACTGGCCGCCTGTAGGAACTTCGCCAAAGACCAAGCTGCGAGAAAAAATTACTCCACCGACAACGGCACACTCATCAACAGCAACGCTACCAAGTTCTCTCACTCCATACACACCACTTACTTCGACAAAACGTGAGTCTTCATCCTCCCCTCGTTAGATTCCTCCCCTGGCGCGTATACGATCCTGAGTTTTCTAATACTGTTCTCATCTTCGTTGCCTTTGCAGGACCGTTAACGGACTGGACCCGAGCCCTTTGACCTCCATGGCTACGACTAGAGCTGTGCCTCAACCCGGCATGCTGCCTCTGAGCGTGTGAGgcgccaccccacccccacctccaccccacCACTCAAACCTCAACTTAATCTACTATCCAGCCAGCTTAACGTGGGAACAGAGAGGACTTGTGAACGACCGTTACATTGTGCGATAAGTGTGTGCGTACGAGAGAGAAAGGCAGCTTGAGATGAAACAGTGTTCGTATGCCCG
This region includes:
- the LOC115424745 gene encoding LOW QUALITY PROTEIN: nuclear distribution protein nudE-like 1-B (The sequence of the model RefSeq protein was modified relative to this genomic sequence to represent the inferred CDS: inserted 2 bases in 1 codon), producing MDTEMIPKFSSKDEEADYWKTQALKYKKCYQEAQEELQEFQEGSRELEAELEAQLGQAEHRLRDLQTENERLKNEVSNLKEKLEQQYAQSYKQISMLEDDLGQTRSIKEQLHKYVRELEQANDDLERAKRATIVSLEDFEGRLNQAIERNAFLESELDEKESLLVSVQRLKDEARDLRQELAVRERTTDRMSAPSSPTLDTDKMDSAVQASLSLPATPVGKNIELPFISPKALTNGCGXNSSLTPSARISALNIVGDLLRKVGALESKLAACRNFAKDQAARKNYSTDNGTLINSNATKFSHSIHTTYFDKTTVNGLDPSPLTSMATTRAVPQPGMLPLSV